The Beijerinckiaceae bacterium RH AL1 genome has a segment encoding these proteins:
- a CDS encoding Ubiquinol-cytochrome c chaperone (ID:RHAL1_01658;~source:Prodigal:2.6) has protein sequence MILGLFRRSSSEAVVQRLYAALVAASRQPSLYADLGVPDTFEGRFESLTLHAALLVRRLQACAAPGPQLAQDLTDTVFAHFDRTLREMGVGDTTVPKRMRTLAEAFLGRSRAYEEALRGGDEELAATLARNVAARDTPGLARYVAASVEALARQPLQGFIDGELPFPNASAVPAHAGQP, from the coding sequence ATGATCCTCGGTCTCTTCCGCCGCTCCTCGAGCGAGGCCGTCGTGCAGCGACTTTACGCGGCCCTGGTGGCCGCCTCGCGCCAGCCCTCGCTCTATGCCGATCTCGGCGTGCCGGACACCTTCGAAGGACGCTTCGAGAGCCTGACGCTGCATGCCGCCCTCCTGGTGCGTCGCCTGCAGGCCTGCGCGGCGCCCGGGCCGCAGCTCGCGCAGGACCTCACCGACACGGTCTTCGCCCATTTCGATCGCACGCTGCGCGAGATGGGAGTCGGCGACACCACGGTGCCGAAGCGGATGCGCACGCTCGCCGAGGCGTTTCTGGGCCGCAGCCGCGCCTACGAGGAGGCGCTGCGCGGCGGCGACGAGGAACTCGCCGCAACGCTCGCCCGCAACGTCGCGGCGCGCGACACGCCCGGCCTCGCGCGCTACGTCGCGGCGAGCGTGGAGGCGCTGGCGCGCCAGCCGCTGCAGGGCTTCATCGACGGCGAGCTGCCGTTTCCCAACGCCTCGGCCGTGCCCGCGCACGCCGGGCAGCCGTGA
- a CDS encoding hypothetical protein (ID:RHAL1_01655;~conserved exported protein of unknown function;~source:Prodigal:2.6), whose product MTRWLTVGLSVLAAVLATLASAKAEACHDLEDHGAAYTVCTVEAGRGDLRLFLRDGTGRPYATFAQLAAALAQEKQTLVFAMNAGMFEQDLSPVGLYVEGGAQRKAANTGDGPGNFHMKPNGVFWFGPHGAGVMETRAYLAAHLHPAFATQSGPMLVIDGAIHPKLQPDGTSEKIRNGVGVRDHGRTIVFAISRDPVSFYRFASLFRDALGCDNALFLDGTISSLYAPGLGRTMQLLPVGPMIGLTEKAPASGHHEE is encoded by the coding sequence ATGACGCGGTGGTTGACGGTTGGTCTCTCCGTCCTCGCGGCGGTTCTCGCCACCCTGGCGTCCGCCAAGGCCGAGGCCTGTCACGATCTCGAGGATCACGGTGCCGCCTACACCGTCTGCACGGTCGAGGCGGGGCGCGGCGATTTGCGGCTGTTCCTGCGCGACGGCACCGGGCGGCCCTACGCGACCTTCGCGCAGCTCGCTGCCGCGCTGGCGCAAGAAAAGCAGACCCTCGTCTTCGCCATGAACGCCGGGATGTTCGAGCAGGACCTCTCGCCGGTCGGGCTCTATGTCGAGGGTGGCGCGCAGCGCAAGGCCGCCAACACTGGCGACGGGCCGGGCAACTTCCACATGAAGCCGAACGGGGTGTTCTGGTTCGGCCCGCACGGCGCCGGCGTGATGGAGACCAGGGCCTACCTGGCGGCGCACCTGCATCCCGCCTTCGCGACGCAATCCGGCCCGATGCTGGTGATCGACGGCGCGATCCACCCCAAGCTGCAGCCCGACGGCACGTCGGAAAAAATCCGCAACGGCGTCGGCGTGCGCGACCACGGCCGCACCATCGTCTTCGCGATCTCGCGCGATCCCGTCAGCTTCTACCGCTTCGCCAGCCTGTTCCGCGACGCGCTCGGCTGCGACAATGCGCTCTTTCTCGACGGGACGATCTCGAGCCTTTATGCACCGGGGCTGGGACGCACGATGCAGCTCCTGCCCGTCGGGCCGATGATCGGCCTGACGGAGAAGGCGCCGGCGTCCGGCCATCACGAGGAATGA
- a CDS encoding hypothetical protein (ID:RHAL1_01652;~conserved protein of unknown function;~source:Prodigal:2.6) → MTRYYESDLAIARLAEAVLDCSLPKAQWTHAAHFATALWLMRHRPDWVLPQRMPAIIRAYNEATDTPNTDTSGYHETITQASLVAARAFLEAAEPGTPLHLLVDRLMASRLGDPQWLLAHWSRERLFSVAARRAWVEPDLAPLGAIPRA, encoded by the coding sequence ATGACCCGCTACTACGAATCAGACCTCGCCATCGCGCGCCTCGCCGAGGCCGTGCTCGATTGCAGCCTACCGAAGGCGCAGTGGACGCATGCCGCGCATTTCGCGACGGCGCTCTGGCTGATGCGCCACCGGCCCGACTGGGTGCTGCCGCAGCGAATGCCGGCGATCATCCGCGCCTACAACGAAGCCACGGACACGCCCAACACCGACACATCCGGCTATCACGAGACGATCACCCAGGCGTCGCTCGTCGCGGCGCGCGCGTTCCTCGAAGCCGCCGAGCCCGGGACGCCGCTGCATCTCCTCGTCGATCGCCTGATGGCGTCGCGGCTCGGCGATCCGCAGTGGCTGCTCGCGCACTGGAGCCGCGAGCGCCTGTTCAGCGTCGCCGCACGCCGCGCCTGGGTCGAGCCGGACCTCGCGCCGCTCGGCGCTATTCCGAGAGCGTGA
- a CDS encoding hypothetical protein (ID:RHAL1_01649;~source:Prodigal:2.6), protein MVRRPQAVSNQEAVPPSSPLEPSWFETRCALLTMRGWWALLTMRES, encoded by the coding sequence ATGGTGAGGAGGCCGCAGGCCGTCTCGAACCAGGAGGCGGTCCCGCCATCGAGCCCACTGGAGCCCTCGTGGTTCGAGACGCGCTGCGCGCTCCTCACCATGAGGGGATGGTGGGCGCTCCTCACCATGAGGGAATCGTGA
- a CDS encoding hypothetical protein (ID:RHAL1_01651;~conserved exported protein of unknown function;~source:Prodigal:2.6): MIAACSTPRALALALLAASSLALPAHAQGTPEQREACAPDAIRLCQDTIPDIGRTTACMRAHPAELSPRCKVAFDAAAPAPAAAPRVARAKPTPRPAPQPVSRQEAAEPTPASHRRVAAVAPARPLHHHLVVARGDRDTREARRVVGKLCGRGVIDASTCGFIDQMITLSE; this comes from the coding sequence ATGATTGCAGCCTGCTCGACGCCCCGCGCACTCGCCCTCGCCCTGCTGGCCGCATCTAGCCTGGCGCTCCCGGCGCACGCGCAGGGCACGCCGGAGCAGCGCGAGGCCTGTGCGCCCGACGCCATCCGGCTCTGCCAGGACACGATCCCCGACATCGGCCGCACGACGGCGTGCATGCGCGCACACCCGGCCGAGCTCAGCCCGCGGTGCAAGGTCGCCTTCGATGCCGCCGCGCCGGCGCCCGCCGCGGCGCCGCGCGTCGCCCGCGCCAAGCCGACGCCGCGGCCCGCGCCGCAGCCCGTGTCGCGGCAGGAGGCCGCCGAGCCCACGCCGGCTTCGCATCGCCGCGTCGCGGCCGTCGCGCCGGCGCGTCCGCTCCATCATCATCTCGTCGTCGCGCGCGGCGACCGCGACACGCGCGAGGCGCGTCGGGTCGTCGGCAAGCTCTGCGGCCGCGGGGTGATCGATGCCAGCACCTGCGGCTTCATCGACCAGATGATCACGCTCTCGGAATAG
- the ccmE gene encoding periplasmic heme chaperone (ID:RHAL1_01647;~source:Prodigal:2.6), with protein MTRKKKRLALIATALSVFGLAIGLTLYSLRDSIVFFYGPTEYLAKAPAPGTRLRIGGLVEKGSFKKEGGEKVVFAVTDMKHQIEVAYTGLLPDLFREGQGAVVEGTVEPNGTFLADSVLAKHDERYMPKEVADALKKSGVWKEGEPMPAYVPEKAAAR; from the coding sequence GTGACCCGCAAGAAGAAGCGCCTGGCGCTGATCGCCACCGCGCTGTCGGTCTTCGGCCTGGCGATCGGGCTCACGCTCTACTCGCTGCGCGACTCGATCGTGTTCTTCTACGGGCCGACGGAATACCTCGCCAAGGCGCCGGCGCCGGGCACGCGGCTGCGCATCGGCGGCCTCGTCGAGAAGGGCTCGTTCAAGAAGGAGGGCGGCGAGAAGGTCGTCTTCGCCGTCACCGACATGAAGCACCAGATCGAGGTCGCCTACACCGGCCTGCTGCCGGACCTGTTCCGCGAAGGGCAGGGCGCCGTCGTCGAGGGCACCGTCGAGCCGAACGGCACGTTTCTGGCCGATTCCGTCCTCGCCAAGCACGACGAGCGCTACATGCCGAAGGAAGTCGCCGACGCCTTGAAGAAGTCGGGCGTCTGGAAGGAGGGCGAGCCGATGCCCGCCTACGTGCCGGAAAAGGCGGCGGCACGATGA
- the ccmH gene encoding Cytochrome c-type biogenesis protein CcmH (ID:RHAL1_01650;~source:Prodigal:2.6), with product MLRVAAAALLLALALAAPAHAVEPDEMLKDPALEARARTVSTELRCLVCQNESIDESHAPLAHDIRVLVRQRLEAGDTNQQVVDFLVSRYGQFILLKPPFEVQTLLLWGTPLLVLVAGGAAIAAAARRRPTRDPARPLTDTERRKLDELVGPSA from the coding sequence TTGCTCCGCGTGGCGGCCGCCGCGCTGCTGCTAGCCCTCGCCCTGGCCGCCCCCGCCCACGCCGTCGAGCCGGACGAGATGCTGAAGGACCCGGCGCTCGAGGCGCGGGCGCGCACCGTCTCGACCGAGCTGCGCTGCCTCGTCTGCCAGAACGAGTCGATCGACGAGAGCCACGCGCCGCTCGCCCACGACATCCGCGTGCTGGTGCGCCAGCGGCTCGAGGCGGGCGACACCAACCAGCAGGTCGTCGACTTCCTCGTGTCGCGCTACGGCCAGTTCATCCTGCTGAAGCCGCCGTTCGAGGTGCAGACGCTGCTGCTCTGGGGCACGCCGCTGCTCGTCCTCGTGGCCGGCGGCGCGGCGATCGCCGCAGCGGCGCGGCGGCGCCCGACACGCGACCCTGCGCGACCGCTCACCGACACGGAGCGGCGCAAGCTCGACGAGCTGGTCGGGCCCTCGGCGTAG
- the cycH gene encoding Cytochrome c-type biogenesis protein CycH (ID:RHAL1_01646;~source:Prodigal:2.6) → MATIWIIFAVLTALAVLAVLWPLARKPATTDAREADVAFYKAQTAEIARDEARGVIGGDEAATARNEAARRLMAAQGRAAPDVAGASPWATRAVAVATLVLVPVLAIGLYWRVGAPGIPDDPLQARLDAPASSMDLPTAIAKIEQHMAEHPDEPKGWQVLAPIYTRLGRFDEAARAYRNLIRLEGPTADRWGALGEAEVFAKSGTVDDDAKAAFEHAVELDPKAPRANFYLGMAAQQDGDKAKARDLWTRLLADSPPDAAWVPTVKTHLAELDGRPPEASAAAPGMPSGPAAAQVAAMTPDKQQAFIRRMVAGLADRLKSNGNDIDGWLRLVRAYRVLQEPEKAKDALGDAKRTFAGDPAATKRLDDLAQELGLNG, encoded by the coding sequence TTGGCTACGATCTGGATCATCTTCGCGGTGCTGACGGCCCTGGCCGTCCTGGCCGTGCTCTGGCCGCTGGCGCGAAAGCCCGCGACGACGGACGCGCGCGAGGCCGACGTCGCGTTCTACAAGGCGCAGACGGCGGAGATCGCGCGCGACGAGGCGCGCGGCGTGATCGGCGGTGACGAGGCGGCGACCGCCCGCAACGAGGCGGCGCGCCGGCTGATGGCCGCGCAGGGTCGTGCTGCGCCAGACGTCGCCGGCGCCTCGCCCTGGGCGACCCGCGCCGTGGCGGTGGCCACCCTCGTCCTCGTGCCGGTGCTGGCGATCGGCCTCTACTGGCGCGTCGGCGCCCCGGGCATCCCGGACGATCCGCTGCAGGCGCGGCTCGATGCGCCGGCCTCCTCGATGGACCTGCCGACGGCGATCGCCAAGATCGAGCAGCACATGGCCGAGCATCCCGACGAGCCGAAGGGGTGGCAGGTGCTGGCGCCGATCTACACGCGGCTCGGTCGCTTCGACGAGGCGGCGCGCGCCTACCGCAACCTGATCCGGCTCGAGGGCCCCACGGCCGATCGCTGGGGCGCGCTCGGCGAGGCCGAGGTCTTTGCGAAGAGCGGCACCGTCGACGACGACGCCAAGGCCGCCTTCGAGCACGCGGTCGAACTCGACCCCAAGGCGCCGCGCGCGAACTTCTACCTCGGCATGGCCGCGCAGCAGGACGGCGACAAGGCCAAGGCCAGGGACCTCTGGACGCGGCTCCTCGCCGATTCGCCGCCCGACGCCGCCTGGGTGCCGACGGTGAAGACCCACCTTGCCGAGCTCGACGGCCGGCCGCCTGAGGCGTCGGCCGCGGCGCCCGGCATGCCGAGCGGGCCGGCGGCGGCGCAGGTCGCCGCGATGACGCCCGACAAGCAGCAGGCGTTCATTCGCCGCATGGTGGCCGGCCTCGCCGACAGGTTGAAGTCCAACGGCAACGACATCGACGGCTGGCTGCGCCTCGTGCGCGCCTACCGCGTGCTGCAGGAGCCGGAGAAGGCCAAGGATGCGCTCGGCGACGCCAAGCGCACGTTCGCGGGCGATCCCGCGGCGACCAAGCGGCTCGACGATCTCGCCCAGGAGCTGGGGCTGAACGGATGA
- a CDS encoding hypothetical protein (ID:RHAL1_01659;~conserved protein of unknown function;~source:Prodigal:2.6), with product MSKRPVTEDMPQLVPGPFPRPVDVHAVPEGGLDMAIEATAEERAAIAAEIGLAGLDALKARFHIQPRAGGRFEVEGSLEAAIAQVCVVSLEPFDSTITREIDLEFAPPPRSVEVPALPARSRRREPAPREAAPPRPVVVPGNDDQEDPADPIVDGKIDLGAVTLEFLTLSLDLYPRKPGVHFTDVSVGDKDEAGESPFAALRRLKDPS from the coding sequence ATGAGCAAGAGACCCGTCACCGAAGACATGCCGCAGCTTGTGCCGGGACCCTTCCCGCGGCCGGTCGACGTCCATGCCGTGCCCGAGGGCGGCCTCGACATGGCGATCGAGGCGACGGCGGAGGAGCGCGCGGCGATCGCGGCCGAGATCGGCCTCGCCGGGCTCGATGCGCTCAAGGCACGCTTCCACATCCAGCCGCGCGCCGGCGGCCGTTTCGAGGTCGAGGGCTCGCTCGAGGCTGCGATCGCCCAAGTCTGCGTCGTCTCGCTGGAGCCGTTCGACAGCACGATCACTCGCGAGATCGACCTTGAGTTCGCACCGCCGCCGCGTTCCGTCGAGGTGCCGGCGCTGCCCGCCCGCTCGCGGCGGCGCGAGCCGGCGCCGCGCGAGGCGGCGCCCCCGCGGCCCGTCGTCGTGCCCGGAAACGACGACCAGGAGGACCCGGCCGATCCGATCGTCGACGGCAAGATCGATCTCGGCGCAGTGACCCTCGAATTTTTGACGCTTTCTCTCGATCTCTACCCGCGCAAGCCCGGCGTTCATTTCACCGACGTCTCGGTCGGCGATAAGGACGAAGCTGGCGAGTCTCCGTTCGCTGCCCTGCGGCGTCTGAAGGATCCTTCGTGA
- the ribBA gene encoding 3,4-dihydroxy-2-butanone 4-phosphate synthase / GTP cyclohydrolase-2 (ID:RHAL1_01656;~source:Prodigal:2.6) — MSPKAQAVARAVEAIARGEMVIVTDDDDRENEGDIVVAAALCTPEKMAFIIRHCCGIVCAPVTPDEARRLNLAPMVASNDAPLGTAFTISVDVRHGLTTGISAEQRTNTVRALANGNMGASDFVRPGHVFPLIAREGGVLMRSGHTEAAVDLCKLADLPPVGVICELANDDGTVMVGEQIKRFAEEHKLQRISVADIIAYRQAREKLVERVATFPVEADGCTLTGYAYVTPFDPVQHFAFVHGDIGDGEDVPTRLHRVDIIADVIRGGKDVKKVFARFREEGRGVFIYLRDGAAGVPARAGWPEAKPSAEAQRVQEWRDVGVGAQILRDLGINSIRLRTTSPLTYVGLSGFGIEIKSYEPPF; from the coding sequence TTGTCGCCCAAAGCCCAAGCCGTCGCGCGTGCCGTGGAAGCCATCGCCAGGGGCGAGATGGTCATCGTGACCGATGACGACGATCGCGAGAACGAAGGCGACATCGTCGTCGCCGCCGCGCTCTGCACGCCCGAGAAGATGGCGTTCATCATCCGCCACTGCTGCGGCATCGTCTGCGCGCCGGTGACGCCCGACGAGGCGCGCCGGCTCAACCTCGCGCCGATGGTCGCCTCGAACGACGCGCCGCTCGGCACCGCCTTCACGATCTCGGTCGACGTGCGGCACGGGCTTACCACCGGCATCTCGGCCGAGCAGCGCACCAACACGGTCCGCGCGCTCGCCAACGGCAACATGGGCGCCTCCGACTTCGTGCGGCCGGGCCACGTCTTCCCGCTGATCGCCCGCGAGGGCGGGGTGCTCATGCGCTCGGGCCACACGGAGGCCGCGGTCGATCTCTGCAAGCTCGCCGACCTGCCGCCGGTCGGCGTCATCTGCGAGCTCGCCAACGACGACGGCACGGTGATGGTCGGCGAGCAGATCAAGCGCTTCGCCGAGGAGCACAAGCTGCAGCGCATCTCGGTCGCCGACATCATCGCCTACCGCCAGGCGCGCGAGAAGCTCGTCGAGCGCGTCGCCACCTTCCCGGTCGAGGCCGACGGCTGCACGCTCACCGGCTACGCCTATGTCACGCCGTTCGACCCGGTGCAGCATTTCGCCTTCGTGCACGGCGACATCGGCGACGGCGAGGACGTGCCGACCCGCCTGCATCGCGTCGACATCATCGCCGACGTGATCCGCGGCGGGAAGGACGTGAAGAAGGTGTTCGCGCGCTTCCGCGAGGAGGGCAGGGGCGTCTTCATCTACCTGCGCGACGGCGCGGCGGGCGTCCCGGCGCGAGCGGGATGGCCGGAGGCAAAGCCCTCGGCCGAGGCGCAGCGCGTGCAGGAGTGGCGCGACGTCGGCGTCGGCGCGCAGATCCTGCGCGATCTCGGGATCAACTCGATCCGGCTGCGCACGACCTCGCCTTTGACCTACGTCGGCCTGTCGGGCTTCGGCATCGAGATCAAGAGCTACGAGCCGCCTTTCTGA
- a CDS encoding Cell envelope protein SmpA (ID:RHAL1_01657;~source:Prodigal:2.6): MQVERAPYFRRPLGLAAIALVALSLGGCLGYDGDLQHGYQIDQAAAADVKPGQTAEQVLVTMGTPSTTSTVGGSAWYYIQHRTERSVAFMPAKITDRHIYAVYFDKQKRVTRVANYGMQDGRVVDFSPGATPTVGADNNFLKGIFLNFNPMQSFMQQ, encoded by the coding sequence ATGCAAGTTGAGCGAGCACCCTATTTCCGCCGACCGCTCGGGCTGGCCGCGATCGCCCTCGTCGCGCTGAGCCTCGGCGGCTGCCTCGGCTACGACGGCGACCTGCAGCACGGCTACCAGATCGACCAGGCCGCCGCCGCCGACGTCAAGCCCGGCCAGACCGCCGAGCAGGTGCTGGTGACGATGGGCACGCCCTCGACGACCTCCACGGTCGGCGGCAGCGCCTGGTACTACATCCAGCACCGCACCGAGCGCTCCGTCGCCTTCATGCCGGCGAAGATCACCGACCGGCACATCTACGCCGTCTACTTCGACAAGCAGAAGCGCGTGACGCGCGTCGCCAACTACGGGATGCAGGACGGCCGTGTCGTCGACTTCTCCCCCGGCGCAACGCCGACGGTCGGTGCCGACAACAACTTCCTCAAGGGCATCTTCCTGAACTTCAACCCGATGCAGAGCTTTATGCAGCAGTAG
- the ccmF gene encoding heme lyase, CcmF subunit (ID:RHAL1_01648;~source:Prodigal:2.6), whose amino-acid sequence MIVETGHFALILALALAIVNAIVPLVGHVRRDGRLIAVAPSVALMGFAFTALAFGALTYAHVVSDFSVVNVIENSSSTKPLIYKITGVWGNHEGSMLLWVMILAIFAAAVAVASRGMPADLRALVLCVQSWIASAFLLFILLTSDPFTRTLSPPIQGQDLNPLLQDPGLAIHPPLLYLGYVGFSMTFSFAAAALIAGRVDAAWARFVRPWTLIAWIFLTLGIAMGSYWAYYTLGWGGFWFWDPVENASLMPWLAGTALLHSAVVMEKREALKVWTIFLAILAFSLSLVGTFLVRSGVLTSVHAFATDPKRGFFILVILFVFIGGSLALFAWRAGSLRQGGLFAPVSREGALVLNNLLITAGCATVLVGTLYPLALESLTGQKISVGAPFFNATFVPLAIPVFLAMPIGSSLAWKRGDLLGAAQRLMLAIIAGALAVLAFALYEGAPARSYALAGLAVFVIAGSVLDVGRRIAAGGLANATSRALGLPRSAYGTAIAHAGLGLTLLGLAAAGWGQENILTMTPGQTAAVGPFTATLEGISRENGPNYTATVAHTTIRRDGQVIATVEPASRFYTLRAMPRAEAGIVTVDLGQFYASIGTPGEGAQSVDMKLFWKPLVTLIWIGALVMGFGGALSLSDRRLRFGVAARARRPRTAAVPAE is encoded by the coding sequence ATGATCGTCGAGACCGGCCACTTCGCCCTCATCCTCGCGCTGGCGCTTGCCATCGTGAACGCGATCGTCCCGCTCGTCGGCCACGTGCGCCGTGACGGCCGGCTGATCGCGGTCGCGCCCTCCGTCGCGTTGATGGGCTTCGCCTTCACCGCGCTCGCCTTCGGCGCGCTCACCTACGCCCACGTCGTCTCCGACTTCTCGGTCGTCAACGTGATCGAGAATTCGTCCTCCACCAAACCATTGATCTACAAGATCACCGGCGTCTGGGGCAACCACGAGGGCTCGATGCTGCTGTGGGTGATGATCCTCGCGATCTTCGCCGCCGCCGTCGCCGTCGCCTCGCGCGGCATGCCGGCGGACCTGCGGGCGCTGGTGCTCTGCGTGCAGAGCTGGATCGCCTCGGCCTTCCTGCTCTTCATCCTTTTGACGTCCGACCCGTTCACCCGCACGCTGAGCCCGCCGATCCAGGGGCAGGACCTCAACCCGCTGCTGCAGGACCCCGGGCTCGCGATCCATCCGCCGCTGCTCTACCTCGGCTACGTCGGCTTCTCGATGACCTTCTCCTTCGCCGCGGCGGCGCTGATCGCCGGCCGCGTCGATGCCGCCTGGGCGCGCTTCGTGCGGCCGTGGACGCTGATCGCCTGGATCTTCCTCACGCTCGGCATCGCTATGGGCTCGTACTGGGCCTACTACACGCTCGGCTGGGGCGGCTTCTGGTTCTGGGACCCGGTCGAGAACGCCTCCCTGATGCCGTGGCTCGCCGGCACCGCGCTGCTGCATTCGGCCGTCGTCATGGAGAAGCGCGAGGCGTTGAAGGTCTGGACGATCTTTCTCGCCATCCTCGCCTTCTCGCTCTCCCTCGTCGGCACCTTCCTGGTGCGCTCCGGCGTGCTCACCTCGGTGCACGCGTTTGCGACCGATCCGAAGCGCGGCTTCTTCATCCTGGTCATCCTGTTCGTGTTCATCGGCGGCTCGCTGGCGCTGTTCGCGTGGCGCGCCGGCAGCCTGCGGCAGGGCGGCCTGTTCGCGCCGGTGTCGCGCGAGGGCGCGCTGGTCTTGAACAACCTGCTCATCACCGCCGGCTGCGCCACCGTGCTCGTCGGGACGCTGTACCCGCTCGCGCTCGAGTCGCTGACGGGCCAGAAGATCTCGGTCGGCGCGCCGTTCTTCAACGCGACCTTCGTGCCGCTGGCGATCCCGGTGTTTTTGGCGATGCCAATCGGCAGCTCGCTCGCGTGGAAGCGCGGCGACCTGCTCGGCGCGGCGCAACGGCTGATGCTGGCGATCATTGCGGGCGCGCTCGCCGTCCTCGCCTTCGCGCTCTACGAGGGCGCGCCGGCGCGGTCCTATGCGCTGGCCGGGCTCGCGGTCTTCGTCATCGCCGGCTCGGTGCTCGACGTCGGCCGTCGCATCGCGGCCGGCGGCCTCGCCAACGCGACGTCGCGGGCGCTCGGCCTGCCGCGCTCGGCCTATGGCACGGCGATCGCGCATGCCGGGCTCGGCCTGACCCTGCTCGGCCTCGCCGCCGCCGGCTGGGGGCAGGAGAACATCCTCACCATGACGCCCGGCCAGACCGCCGCCGTCGGGCCGTTCACGGCGACGCTCGAGGGCATCTCGCGCGAGAACGGCCCGAACTACACGGCGACCGTCGCGCACACGACCATCCGCCGCGACGGCCAGGTGATCGCCACGGTCGAGCCGGCGTCGCGCTTCTACACGCTGCGCGCCATGCCGCGGGCGGAGGCGGGCATCGTCACGGTCGACCTCGGCCAGTTCTACGCCAGCATCGGCACCCCCGGCGAGGGGGCGCAGAGCGTCGACATGAAGCTCTTCTGGAAGCCGCTCGTCACGCTGATCTGGATCGGTGCCCTCGTCATGGGCTTCGGCGGCGCGCTGTCGCTCTCCGACCGCCGGCTGCGCTTCGGCGTCGCCGCCCGCGCGCGCCGTCCCCGCACCGCCGCGGTGCCCGCGGAATGA
- a CDS encoding protein of unknown function (ID:RHAL1_01654;~source:Prodigal:2.6), whose translation MSQFESLVRTIEDAKSREAALDALIEGLAQRIKATSNDQNVQKLSRELRIAAPRLVAAVAGRTADAA comes from the coding sequence ATGTCGCAGTTCGAAAGCCTCGTCCGCACGATCGAGGATGCGAAGAGCCGGGAGGCGGCGCTCGACGCGCTGATCGAGGGCCTCGCGCAGCGGATCAAGGCGACCTCCAACGACCAGAACGTGCAGAAGCTGTCGCGCGAGCTGCGGATCGCGGCGCCCCGCCTCGTCGCCGCCGTCGCGGGCCGCACGGCGGACGCGGCATGA
- a CDS encoding protein of unknown function (ID:RHAL1_01653;~source:Prodigal:2.6) has translation MKAGKPGARRICRCEARIAPAILEGYACGNPECWRTAEVEASFSAFVETLVAKRGDAPSPPRKTPPTD, from the coding sequence ATGAAGGCCGGCAAGCCAGGCGCGCGGCGCATCTGCCGCTGCGAGGCGCGCATCGCGCCGGCGATCCTCGAGGGCTATGCCTGCGGCAATCCGGAATGCTGGCGCACGGCGGAGGTGGAAGCCTCGTTCTCCGCCTTCGTCGAGACGCTGGTCGCCAAGCGCGGCGACGCGCCCTCGCCGCCGCGTAAAACCCCGCCGACGGATTGA